One stretch of Eupeodes corollae chromosome 2, idEupCoro1.1, whole genome shotgun sequence DNA includes these proteins:
- the LOC129945424 gene encoding maltase A3 — protein MKSFLFLTLSGIILSLWSPVVLGCQNPSTVTNTPQKDWWETAQFYQIYPRSFKDSNGDGIGDLKGITSKLDYLKEIGVTATWLSPIYKSPMADFGYDIADFFDIQDEYGNLDDFAELIKEANSKGLKVILDFVPNHSSDENVWFKKSVARERGYEDFYVWHDGKKDANGNRIPPNNWLQAFRGSAWEWNEQRQQYYLHQFAVKQPDLNYRNPEVVAQMKRVLTYWLDRGVAGFRIDAVPWCFEVKADENGNYPDEPLSGFTDDKDDSSYLRHIYTQDQPETVDMVYQWRKLLDDYQRIHGGDTRVLLIETYSGLDYVMQFYGNKTTQGAQIPFNFQFILNGNKDSEPKRYAEIIKMWLDKMPAGKTPNWVMGNHDQRRVGSRYGKERIDIMNMIQMILPGVSITYMGEELGMLDGDITWEQSKDPAACNSNPQIFQKFTRDPARTPFQWDTSTAAGFSTNPNTWLPVNPNYVDVNVQNERNTKSHLNVYKQMVELRKTDVLKFGTIQYGMVGNGVLVIKRTYKGKSYVLVANILGTPDTVNLSSNTRLNISGSLRVKIPSVDSMKQVGASINIAQLALQQYEALVLES, from the exons ATGaagtcgtttttatttttaaccctTAGTGGCATTATCCTTAGCCTATGGAGTCCTGTTGTATTGGGCTGTCAAAATCCTTCAACCGTTACCAACACACCCCAAAAAGATTGGTGGGAAACTGCTCAATTCTATCAAATCTATCCTCGTTCTTTTAAGGACTCAAATGGTGATGGTATTGGTGATCTAAAAGGTATCACATCTAAACTTGATTATCTCAAGGAAATCGGAGTCACAGCAACATGGCTCTCACCAATCTATAAGTCTCCAATGGCTGATTTTGGATATGATATTGCTGACTTTTTTGACATACAAGACGAATATGGAAACCTGGATGATTTCGCGGAACTTATTAAAGAAGCAAACAGTAAGGGGCTTAAAGTTATTTTAGATTTCGTTCCCAATCATTCAAGTGATGAGAACGTCTGGTTCAAGAAGTCGGTTGCTCGGGAGAGAGGTTATGAAGATTTCTACGTATGGCACGATGGTAAAAAGGATGCTAATGGAAACCGAATACCACCAAACAATTGG TTGCAAGCTTTTCGAGGAAGTGCCTGGGAATGGAATGAACAACGCCAGCAGTACTACCTGCATCAATTTGCTGTCAAACAGCCTGATTTAAATTATCGTAATCCCGAGGTTGTGGCTCAAATGAAACGTGTGCTCACCTACTGGCTAGATCGTGGAGTAGCTGGCTTCCGTATTGATGCTGTTCCATGGTGTTTTGAGGTGAAAGCCGATGAAAATGGAAACTATCCTGATGAGCCACTCTCAGGTTTCACTGACGACAAGGACGACTCTTCATATCTTAGGCACATCTATACGCAAGACCAGCCTGAAACTGTTGATATGGTATATCAATGGCGAAAGCTTCTTGACGATTATCAAAGGATTCATGGAGGCGATACAAGAGTGTTGCTTATTGAAACCTATTCGGGATTAGACTATGTTATGCAGTTTTATGGCAACAAAACAACTCAGGGTGCCCAAATTCCTTTCAACTTCCAGTTTATTTTGAATGGTAATAAGGATTCCGAACCAAAAAGATATGCAGAGATCATAAAAATGTGGCTTGATAAGATGCCAGCTGGGAAAACTCCCAATTGGGTG ATGGGCAATCACGATCAGAGAAGAGTTGGAAGTCGTTATGGCAAGGAACGTATTGACATCATGAATATGATTCAAATGATTCTTCCAGGAGTCAGTATAACTTATATG GGTGAAGAATTGGGTATGCTTGATGGTGACATAACTTGGGAACAAAGTAAAGATCCAGCAGCTTGTAATTCAAATccacaaattttccaaaaattcacAAGAGATCCAGCCAGAACACCATTCCAGTGGGATACTTCTACAGCAGCTG GATTTTCAACAAATCCCAACACATGGCTGCCAGTCAATCCCAATTATGTAGATGTTAACGTTCAAAACGAACGAAATACCAAGAGTCACTTGAATGTCTATAAGCAAATGGTTGAGCTGAGAAAAACAGATGTCTTGAAATTCGGTACCATTCAATATGGTATGGTTGGTAATGGTGTTTTGGTCATCAAgag AACTTATAAAGGTAAATCATACGTCTTAGTAGCAAACATTCTAGGAACACCTGATACGGTTAATCTGAGTTCAAATACAAGGCTTAATATTTCGGGATCATTGAGAGTTAAGATTCCAAGTGTTGATTCCATGAAACAAGTCGG tgcGTCTATTAATATAGCTCAATTAGCATTGCAGCAATATGAGGCATTAGTACTGGAATCGTAA